One Nitrosopumilus sp. genomic region harbors:
- a CDS encoding NADH-quinone oxidoreductase subunit A — protein MFGFAVVAMAPALIISRMISPRRKSNPVKFLPMECGQVPTGEGRTHFMMQYYPYILMFVIFDVMAIFLYAWGSSLLELPKSATLPMMGFLAIMFGAMAFALYQSGRRNIW, from the coding sequence ATGTTTGGTTTTGCAGTAGTAGCAATGGCACCTGCGTTGATTATTTCACGAATGATCTCTCCTCGAAGAAAAAGTAATCCTGTCAAGTTCTTGCCAATGGAATGTGGTCAAGTTCCTACAGGTGAAGGAAGAACTCACTTTATGATGCAGTATTATCCGTATATTCTGATGTTTGTAATATTTGATGTAATGGCAATTTTCTTATATGCATGGGGAAGTTCATTATTAGAACTTCCAAAGAGTGCAACATTGCCTATGATGGGATTTCTAGCAATAATGTTTGGTGCAATGGCCTTTGCATTATATCAATCAGGGAGACGTAACATATGGTAG
- a CDS encoding NADH-quinone oxidoreductase subunit NuoB, with amino-acid sequence MLKDLVTPENANVFIGKLGDILEKAIDKPLGYAINWGRIWSLWPVHIETACCSVEFGAASSPRYDVERFGIIEAFGSLRQCDLIVVQGTITRKMAPRLRLVYDQMPEPKYVIAMGACAITGGLYFDSYNVLPGIDGVIPVDVYVPGCPPRPETLIQGCMLLQEKIKRMKARKFV; translated from the coding sequence TTGCTCAAAGACTTAGTAACACCAGAAAATGCAAATGTCTTCATAGGTAAGTTAGGGGATATTTTAGAAAAAGCAATCGACAAACCATTGGGCTATGCCATCAATTGGGGTAGAATTTGGTCACTCTGGCCTGTCCACATTGAAACAGCTTGTTGCAGTGTAGAATTTGGCGCAGCATCAAGTCCTAGATATGATGTTGAAAGATTTGGAATCATTGAAGCATTTGGATCACTACGACAATGTGATCTGATTGTAGTTCAAGGAACTATTACAAGAAAAATGGCGCCACGTCTCAGATTAGTTTATGATCAAATGCCAGAACCAAAGTATGTTATTGCTATGGGAGCTTGTGCTATTACTGGAGGATTGTATTTTGATTCATACAATGTACTTCCAGGAATTGACGGAGTAATTCCAGTTGATGTCTATGTTCCAGGTTGCCCACCTAGACCTGAAACTCTCATACAAGGTTGTATGTTATTGCAAGAAAAAATCAAGAGAATGAAGGCTAGGAAGTTTGTATAA
- a CDS encoding AAA family ATPase → MWSEKYRPQIISDMVGNEESRAAIMEWFAKWKKGTKPLLIVGPPGIGKTTIAYLVAKQFNYDMIGLNASDVRSKSRINEILTPVLANDTVIGTPMIFVDEVDGIHGRGDYGGASALIDILKEPTVPIILAANDDSSDKMKSIKKVVKTISFKKIPPRLLRIYLENILNKESAKLSPGSLIKVIDKSRGDIRSMINLAQSQVTGFNPQTETTFENINVEDGVNAFFKANSIEEARIILYSMQIDPREKINAFYSSIITSNLDNETLAKCLEIISNADMLYGKIMKHQNWRLLRYLNDILINLYQNDDRIRYSQYNLSWPLLNRIRWDGAKIKSLSSVMAKKLHLSSSAFVTICLPFVLFCIKNNTLVLDLQETYGDIIEKEIELI, encoded by the coding sequence ATGTGGTCAGAAAAATACCGGCCTCAGATTATTTCTGACATGGTAGGAAATGAAGAATCTCGTGCAGCAATTATGGAATGGTTTGCCAAATGGAAGAAAGGAACAAAGCCTTTACTTATAGTTGGTCCACCTGGAATTGGAAAAACAACCATAGCATATCTTGTAGCTAAACAATTCAACTATGATATGATTGGCCTAAATGCAAGTGATGTTAGAAGTAAATCAAGAATTAATGAAATTCTCACGCCTGTATTGGCAAATGATACTGTTATTGGAACTCCAATGATATTTGTTGATGAAGTAGATGGTATTCATGGACGAGGAGATTATGGGGGAGCATCAGCCCTTATTGATATTCTAAAAGAGCCAACAGTTCCAATCATTCTTGCAGCAAACGATGACTCTTCAGATAAAATGAAGAGTATTAAAAAAGTTGTAAAAACAATTTCATTTAAAAAAATACCTCCACGATTATTGCGAATTTATCTAGAAAATATTTTGAATAAAGAAAGTGCAAAACTTAGTCCCGGTTCACTTATCAAAGTAATTGACAAATCTCGTGGAGATATTCGCTCAATGATTAATTTAGCTCAGTCTCAAGTTACGGGGTTCAATCCACAAACAGAAACTACATTTGAGAATATCAATGTAGAAGATGGTGTTAATGCATTCTTTAAAGCAAATTCAATTGAAGAAGCTAGGATAATTTTATATTCAATGCAAATTGATCCTAGAGAAAAAATTAATGCATTTTATTCTAGCATTATTACAAGTAATCTTGATAATGAAACACTTGCAAAATGTTTAGAAATTATTTCAAATGCAGATATGCTTTATGGTAAAATAATGAAACATCAAAACTGGCGTTTATTGCGTTATCTTAATGACATTTTGATAAATCTATACCAAAATGATGATCGAATTCGATATTCACAATACAATCTTTCATGGCCATTACTTAATAGAATTCGTTGGGATGGAGCAAAAATAAAATCATTATCTTCTGTCATGGCAAAAAAATTACATCTGTCATCAAGTGCATTTGTTACTATTTGTCTTCCATTTGTTTTGTTTTGCATTAAAAATAACACATTGGTGTTAGATCTTCAGGAAACGTATGGCGATATTATTGAAAAGGAGATTGAACTAATATGA
- the nuoH gene encoding NADH-quinone oxidoreductase subunit NuoH, translated as MSVIAPNFKLSEFIKSLLDNAFWGLLLMVLIGIPAVMMVLFVIEMPVIDGELLTPFLAFTWIADPSRILPLVHAFMATDMFRVMAFPGFGFAALLAAGTIFVERKMLAKLQLRVGPFYCGKIEGILQLMGDGLKLISKEIIIPAKADKPIFWAAPVLFVGAAAAFVALIPVAPGWVVADVDLGLIGVFAVIGFFPIITILSAWSANSKFPFIGGIRALFQMVSFEIPLILSLLGVVILTGTLNLSEIAASQSSFPWIVFLPVGAIVFFITMLAELERIPFDLPEAESEIVAGWLTELSGMMYGLVQLGTYLKLYAFAALFVVLFLGGWNGPMVVPPFPAEILTDGIVMGPITAKIPGLPLFTQDMLNGTLWFVIKTVGVIFFILLPRGVFPRIRIDMLLSLGWTKLIGLAFVNIFIALGLLYAGVLGPGGLQ; from the coding sequence ATGTCAGTTATTGCACCAAATTTCAAGCTAAGTGAATTCATCAAATCCTTACTGGATAATGCATTCTGGGGATTGCTGCTGATGGTATTAATTGGCATCCCAGCAGTTATGATGGTTCTCTTTGTAATTGAGATGCCAGTAATTGATGGTGAGTTACTAACACCATTTCTTGCATTTACTTGGATTGCAGATCCATCACGTATTCTTCCACTTGTTCATGCGTTTATGGCAACTGATATGTTCAGAGTCATGGCATTTCCAGGATTTGGTTTTGCCGCGTTGCTTGCTGCTGGAACAATTTTTGTTGAAAGAAAGATGCTTGCAAAATTACAATTAAGAGTTGGTCCATTTTACTGTGGAAAAATCGAAGGTATTTTACAATTAATGGGAGATGGTTTGAAATTAATCTCAAAAGAAATCATTATTCCTGCAAAGGCAGACAAACCAATTTTCTGGGCAGCACCTGTTTTGTTTGTTGGAGCAGCTGCTGCATTTGTTGCACTTATTCCTGTTGCACCGGGTTGGGTTGTAGCAGACGTTGATCTTGGATTAATTGGTGTATTTGCAGTAATTGGTTTCTTCCCAATCATTACAATTCTATCTGCATGGTCTGCAAACAGCAAGTTCCCATTCATTGGTGGTATTAGAGCACTATTCCAAATGGTATCATTTGAAATTCCATTAATCTTGTCATTACTTGGTGTTGTAATTCTAACTGGTACACTTAACCTATCTGAAATTGCAGCAAGTCAGTCAAGTTTCCCATGGATTGTCTTCTTACCTGTTGGCGCAATTGTATTCTTTATCACAATGTTAGCTGAATTAGAAAGAATTCCATTTGATCTTCCAGAAGCAGAATCTGAAATTGTTGCAGGCTGGTTAACAGAACTTTCTGGAATGATGTATGGTCTTGTTCAATTAGGAACATATCTGAAACTTTATGCATTTGCAGCTTTGTTTGTTGTACTATTTCTTGGCGGTTGGAATGGTCCAATGGTTGTTCCACCATTCCCAGCAGAAATTCTAACTGACGGAATTGTAATGGGCCCAATCACAGCAAAGATTCCAGGATTACCATTATTCACTCAAGATATGCTCAATGGAACATTATGGTTTGTTATCAAAACAGTTGGGGTGATCTTCTTTATACTATTACCAAGAGGTGTTTTTCCAAGAATCAGAATTGATATGTTGTTAAGTCTTGGATGGACTAAATTAATTGGTCTTGCATTTGTTAACATCTTTATTGCACTAGGCTTGCTTTACGCTGGCGTGTTGGGTCCAGGAGGCTTACAATAA
- a CDS encoding acetyl/propionyl/methylcrotonyl-CoA carboxylase subunit alpha, translating into MIEKVLIANRGEIALRVIRTCKRLGIKTVAVYSDEDYDSLHVKQATEAYHIGEAAPAKSYLNQEKILEVILSSGADAVHPGYGFLSENSDFANTCEKNNINFIGPSAKSMDLCGDKMQCKAAMLKAKVPTVPGSPGLVKDVEEALKIANDIEYPVMLKSVYGGGGRGIRIVTNDKELREGFETVTSESISAVGKSAIIVEKFLEKTRHIEYQMCRDKHGNAVHIFERECSIQRRNQKLIEQTPSPVVDQETRDRVGELVVKASEAVDYTNLGTAEFLRADNGEFYFIEINARLQVEHPISEMVSGLDFVKLQIDIANGEPLPFKQKDLKMKGYAIECRINAEDTFLDFAPSTGPVPDVTIPSGPSVRCDTYLYPGCTVSPFYDSLMAKLCTWGQTFEESRTRMLTALNDFYIQGVETSIPLYKTILNSEEYKSGDLSTDFLKRYEMIDRLTEDLKKEKVEKSEAAIAAAIVHSEYFKSRVQNEASASSNWKYKLD; encoded by the coding sequence ATGATTGAAAAAGTACTGATTGCAAACAGAGGAGAGATTGCCTTGCGTGTCATTAGAACATGTAAGAGACTTGGAATTAAGACAGTTGCAGTTTATTCTGATGAAGATTATGATTCATTGCATGTTAAACAAGCAACAGAAGCATATCATATTGGAGAAGCAGCACCTGCAAAATCCTATCTTAATCAAGAAAAAATTCTTGAAGTTATTTTGTCATCAGGTGCAGATGCAGTTCATCCTGGTTATGGATTTCTTTCAGAAAATTCAGATTTTGCAAATACATGTGAAAAAAATAACATAAACTTTATTGGACCATCAGCTAAATCCATGGATCTTTGTGGTGATAAAATGCAATGTAAAGCAGCAATGCTTAAAGCTAAAGTACCAACAGTTCCTGGAAGTCCGGGACTTGTAAAAGATGTTGAAGAGGCATTAAAAATTGCAAATGATATTGAATACCCTGTAATGTTAAAATCAGTTTATGGTGGAGGCGGTCGTGGAATTAGAATTGTTACTAATGATAAAGAATTGCGTGAAGGTTTTGAAACTGTAACTAGTGAATCTATATCTGCAGTTGGTAAATCTGCAATTATTGTAGAAAAATTTCTTGAAAAAACTCGACACATTGAATATCAAATGTGTAGGGATAAGCATGGTAATGCAGTTCACATTTTTGAAAGAGAATGCTCTATTCAGAGAAGAAATCAAAAACTTATTGAACAAACACCTTCTCCAGTAGTTGATCAAGAAACACGAGACAGAGTAGGCGAATTAGTTGTAAAAGCATCTGAAGCAGTAGATTACACTAACTTGGGAACTGCTGAATTTCTTAGAGCTGATAATGGTGAATTTTACTTTATTGAAATTAATGCTAGATTGCAAGTAGAACACCCAATCTCTGAAATGGTTTCTGGTTTGGACTTTGTTAAACTTCAAATAGATATTGCAAATGGTGAACCATTACCATTCAAGCAAAAAGATCTTAAAATGAAAGGTTATGCAATTGAATGCAGAATTAATGCTGAAGATACTTTCTTAGATTTTGCACCTTCTACTGGACCAGTTCCAGACGTAACAATTCCATCTGGACCTAGTGTTAGATGTGATACTTACTTGTATCCTGGATGTACTGTTTCTCCATTTTATGACTCTTTAATGGCTAAATTGTGTACCTGGGGTCAAACATTTGAAGAATCTCGAACTCGTATGCTAACAGCACTAAATGATTTTTACATTCAAGGAGTTGAAACATCAATTCCATTATACAAAACAATTCTCAATTCAGAAGAATACAAAAGTGGTGATCTCTCTACTGATTTCTTAAAACGATATGAGATGATTGATAGATTAACTGAAGATCTAAAGAAAGAAAAAGTAGAAAAGAGTGAGGCTGCTATTGCTGCAGCAATAGTTCATTCTGAATACTTTAAGAGTCGTGTACAAAATGAAGCATCTGCAAGTTCTAATTGGAAATATAAATTGGATTGA
- a CDS encoding acyl-CoA carboxylase subunit beta: protein MHSEKIEGYTKRINTALQGGGQDRIKAQHDKGKLTARERIDLLLDEGTFTEIDPLTTHHYHEYDMQKKKFFTDGVVGGYGNVNGRQIFVFAYDFTVLGGTLSQMGAKKITKLMDHAVRTGCPIIGIMDSGGARIQEGIMSLDGFADIFYHNQLASGVIPQITASIGPSAGGSVYSPAMTDFVIMVEKVGTMFVTGPDVVKTVLGEEISFDDLGGAMTHGTKSGVAHFVAQNEYECMDYIKKLISYLPQNNTESPPKIKTDDDPNRLDHNLINIIPENPLQPYDMKEIINSIVDNHEFFEVHELFAPNVVVGYGRMDGQVVGIVANQPIHLAGALDIDSSNKAARFIRFCDAFNIPIITLVDTPGYMPGSNQEHNGIIRHGSKLLYAYCEATVPRITLVIGKAYGGAYIAMGSKNLRTDINYAWPTARCAVLGGEAAVKIMYRKELDGADDAEALKKQLIDEFAEKFENPYVAASHGTVDNVIDPAETRPMLIKALQMLANKREKQLPRKHGNINL from the coding sequence ATGCATTCTGAAAAGATTGAAGGATATACTAAAAGAATTAACACAGCATTACAGGGTGGCGGTCAAGATCGAATAAAGGCCCAACATGATAAGGGTAAATTAACTGCTAGAGAAAGAATCGATCTCTTACTAGATGAAGGAACTTTTACTGAAATTGACCCATTGACAACTCATCACTATCACGAATATGACATGCAGAAGAAAAAATTCTTTACAGATGGTGTAGTTGGTGGATATGGTAATGTAAACGGCAGACAAATCTTTGTCTTTGCTTATGATTTTACAGTTTTAGGTGGAACCCTAAGTCAAATGGGAGCCAAAAAAATTACAAAATTAATGGATCATGCAGTTAGAACAGGTTGTCCAATTATTGGTATAATGGATTCTGGCGGTGCTAGAATTCAAGAAGGAATCATGAGTCTTGATGGATTTGCAGATATATTTTATCATAACCAATTAGCTTCTGGTGTAATTCCACAAATTACTGCAAGTATTGGACCATCAGCAGGTGGTTCTGTTTACTCACCAGCAATGACTGACTTTGTAATTATGGTAGAAAAAGTTGGAACAATGTTTGTTACAGGCCCAGATGTGGTCAAAACTGTTCTTGGTGAAGAAATTTCATTTGATGATCTTGGCGGTGCAATGACTCATGGAACTAAAAGTGGTGTCGCACATTTTGTTGCACAAAATGAATACGAATGCATGGATTACATCAAAAAACTAATCTCTTATCTTCCACAAAACAATACCGAATCTCCACCAAAAATCAAAACTGATGATGATCCAAACAGATTAGATCATAACTTGATCAACATTATTCCTGAAAATCCATTGCAACCATATGATATGAAAGAAATTATTAATTCGATTGTAGATAATCATGAATTCTTTGAAGTTCATGAACTCTTTGCTCCAAATGTTGTTGTAGGTTATGGTAGAATGGATGGCCAAGTTGTAGGAATTGTTGCAAACCAACCAATTCATCTTGCAGGTGCACTTGATATTGACTCTTCAAACAAAGCAGCAAGATTTATCAGATTTTGTGATGCATTTAACATTCCAATTATTACGTTAGTTGATACACCAGGATACATGCCCGGTTCTAACCAAGAACATAATGGCATCATTAGACATGGTAGTAAACTACTTTATGCATATTGTGAGGCAACAGTTCCAAGAATTACTTTGGTAATTGGAAAAGCATATGGTGGTGCTTACATTGCAATGGGCAGTAAAAATCTTAGAACCGACATTAATTATGCATGGCCAACTGCAAGATGTGCAGTTTTGGGAGGAGAGGCTGCAGTCAAAATCATGTATAGAAAAGAACTCGATGGTGCAGATGATGCTGAGGCACTAAAAAAACAATTAATTGATGAATTTGCAGAAAAATTTGAAAATCCATACGTTGCAGCATCTCATGGAACTGTGGATAATGTTATTGATCCAGCTGAAACACGACCTATGCTTATCAAAGCATTACAAATGCTTGCAAATAAACGTGAAAAACAACTTCCAAGAAAACACGGAAACATTAACCTGTGA
- a CDS encoding NADH-quinone oxidoreductase subunit D translates to MTAELPPGLALQKVDERIMTLNVGPQHPGSGHMRIIVQIDGDYIVACDPDPGYVHRGEEKMAEYRNYITNIPHLERPVIHDSCNVLYPYVLGAEELLGIEVPERAKYVRVIASELNRCIYTMYWLAIYGIFLGHSTMFMWPAGDRELLIDLMEKMTGARVTHAHFVPGGVRNDLPPNFEDVCLRQVNYFEKRIKEYAAIFYDNPILISRTKDTGVLSRQDAIRLGTTGSVLRASGVDYDLRKKEPYDVYDELDFQTNVMKEGDSYARSRVPWLDMMESCNIIRQALQKMPKSGSVRVKLKPNPKGIVGSVYKRVESGRGSLGCYIVSDGKPEPYRVKMSVGSFRNLIALPYLLKGEKLGNMPSVYWSLNYWPVEADR, encoded by the coding sequence ATGACTGCAGAACTGCCACCAGGATTAGCACTCCAAAAAGTTGACGAGAGAATAATGACTCTCAATGTCGGACCACAACATCCAGGTTCTGGACATATGAGAATTATTGTTCAAATTGATGGTGATTATATTGTTGCATGTGATCCTGATCCAGGATATGTACATCGAGGAGAAGAAAAGATGGCAGAGTATAGAAATTACATTACAAATATTCCACACTTAGAAAGACCGGTAATTCATGATTCATGTAATGTTTTGTATCCATATGTTTTGGGTGCAGAAGAACTGCTAGGAATTGAAGTTCCAGAACGAGCAAAATATGTCCGAGTTATTGCATCTGAACTAAACCGTTGTATCTACACAATGTATTGGCTTGCCATTTATGGAATTTTCCTAGGACACTCTACAATGTTTATGTGGCCAGCAGGTGATCGTGAACTCTTAATTGATTTAATGGAGAAGATGACTGGCGCAAGAGTAACACATGCACATTTTGTTCCAGGTGGAGTTCGAAATGACTTACCACCAAACTTTGAAGATGTTTGTTTACGTCAGGTGAATTATTTTGAAAAGCGTATCAAAGAATATGCAGCAATTTTTTATGATAATCCAATTCTAATCTCAAGAACTAAAGATACTGGTGTGTTATCACGCCAAGATGCAATTAGACTTGGAACAACTGGTTCTGTGCTTCGTGCTAGTGGTGTTGATTATGATCTTAGAAAGAAAGAACCCTATGATGTCTATGATGAACTAGACTTCCAAACAAATGTCATGAAAGAAGGAGACTCTTATGCAAGATCCAGAGTTCCATGGCTTGACATGATGGAGAGTTGCAATATTATTCGTCAAGCGTTACAAAAGATGCCAAAATCTGGTTCTGTTAGAGTAAAACTAAAACCAAACCCAAAAGGAATTGTAGGTTCTGTATACAAACGTGTAGAGTCTGGACGAGGCTCACTTGGTTGTTATATTGTATCTGATGGAAAACCAGAGCCATACAGAGTAAAGATGAGTGTTGGTTCTTTTAGAAATCTAATTGCATTACCCTATCTTCTAAAAGGAGAAAAACTTGGTAACATGCCCTCAGTTTATTGGAGTCTTAATTATTGGCCAGTGGAGGCAGACCGATAA
- a CDS encoding acetyl-CoA carboxylase biotin carboxyl carrier protein subunit, with product MDYKIADIEKSFEGKIVQNLGNNDYVIKINDDEHQLKIINMNSNGIEFLLDQKYHKAKYLEQSTNEMYIVIDNVPISINRHTHFDEVVYKHSGGAGASNAQLSLKSQIPGKVVSIAIAEGDTVKKGDVICTLESMKMQVSVKAHKDGVVTSIKIKETATVAKGDAIADIE from the coding sequence ATGGATTACAAAATAGCTGATATTGAAAAGTCATTTGAAGGAAAAATTGTCCAAAACCTAGGAAACAATGATTATGTAATTAAAATAAATGATGATGAACATCAGCTAAAAATTATTAATATGAATTCTAACGGAATTGAATTTCTTTTAGATCAAAAATATCATAAAGCAAAATATCTTGAACAATCAACTAACGAAATGTACATAGTAATTGATAATGTTCCAATTAGTATCAATCGCCACACTCACTTTGATGAAGTTGTGTACAAGCACTCTGGAGGCGCTGGTGCCAGCAATGCACAACTGTCATTGAAGAGCCAAATTCCTGGTAAGGTAGTTTCAATTGCAATAGCTGAAGGTGATACCGTAAAGAAGGGTGATGTTATTTGTACATTGGAATCTATGAAGATGCAAGTATCCGTAAAGGCTCACAAAGATGGAGTTGTAACATCAATTAAAATTAAAGAAACAGCAACTGTTGCCAAAGGCGACGCAATTGCTGATATAGAATAA
- a CDS encoding peroxiredoxin, whose translation MSLNIGDIAPNFELPDTELKLRTLDDFKGGKIVLSFIVAASSPVCETELCNFRDSWKEISDLGAKVVAISNDGPFANKAFAEKNHFNFPLLGDYSSKTIRDYGILMPDLLHIKGYNAAKRSVFVINEDGKIGYKWVSEDPLKEPNYEEIKNFLKSEK comes from the coding sequence ATGTCATTGAATATCGGAGATATTGCTCCTAACTTTGAGCTTCCAGACACAGAATTGAAATTGCGGACTTTGGATGATTTTAAAGGCGGAAAAATCGTTTTATCATTCATAGTTGCTGCAAGCTCTCCAGTTTGTGAAACTGAACTGTGCAATTTCAGAGACTCTTGGAAAGAAATTTCAGATTTAGGTGCAAAAGTAGTAGCAATCAGTAATGATGGTCCATTTGCAAACAAAGCATTTGCAGAAAAAAATCACTTTAATTTTCCATTATTGGGGGATTACAGTAGTAAAACAATTCGAGATTACGGAATTCTAATGCCAGACTTACTGCACATTAAAGGCTACAATGCAGCAAAACGTTCTGTCTTTGTAATTAATGAAGATGGAAAAATTGGTTACAAATGGGTTTCAGAAGATCCATTAAAGGAACCAAACTATGAAGAAATTAAAAATTTCCTGAAATCGGAAAAATAA
- a CDS encoding NADH-quinone oxidoreductase subunit C, which translates to MSSDSEKPVAEAKPETKPTSPPPAKPAPKPAAKKQEEKPIPVFEKGISEKIVEKFGDKVKVTFVKEDRVGINATKESVHEVAEFIRDALNYDHVESVSGVDYPADNEIEVVYHIGSYSDNTLARQVLELTTRAPRESNPIPGNDATKLPSLRDIFYSVEFHEREIFEMLGVYFEGHPDNRRLLLPEDWADLPPLRKDFAIKGR; encoded by the coding sequence ATGAGTTCGGATTCTGAAAAACCTGTTGCAGAAGCAAAACCTGAAACTAAACCAACTTCGCCACCACCAGCTAAACCTGCACCAAAACCAGCAGCAAAAAAACAAGAAGAAAAACCAATTCCTGTATTTGAGAAAGGAATCTCTGAAAAAATAGTTGAAAAGTTTGGTGATAAAGTCAAAGTCACATTTGTTAAAGAAGATAGGGTTGGAATCAATGCCACTAAAGAGAGTGTTCATGAAGTCGCAGAATTTATTCGTGATGCACTAAACTATGATCACGTAGAGTCTGTTTCAGGAGTAGACTATCCGGCAGATAACGAAATTGAGGTTGTTTATCATATTGGCTCTTATTCTGATAATACTCTAGCAAGACAAGTTCTTGAATTAACAACTAGAGCACCTCGAGAATCAAATCCTATTCCTGGAAATGATGCAACCAAACTACCAAGTCTTAGAGATATATTTTACAGTGTAGAATTTCATGAAAGAGAGATTTTTGAAATGCTAGGAGTTTACTTTGAAGGACATCCTGATAATAGACGATTACTTTTACCAGAAGACTGGGCAGATTTACCACCACTTCGAAAGGACTTTGCAATAAAGGGAAGATAG